One Megalopta genalis isolate 19385.01 chromosome 11, iyMegGena1_principal, whole genome shotgun sequence genomic region harbors:
- the LOC117226088 gene encoding uncharacterized protein LOC117226088 isoform X1: MITWVMVGLLLAAETCGRNVLSGNGNGNENGNGNGKEETQPGDGLKGLTGDEEDVYRGYQGLTCYTCVNVSDNQMCNEWAIDTPCPAAGRDFCRSLHILDSKGNSVLVSKSCASSEECGPASVGCVPVDTQQVCISCCDLSYCNIDSPTNSTNAIFSRRRRAKPKPKRKRPGRNGVGGRFGTQGTGALWLLASLFYAYHC; this comes from the exons ATGATCACGTGGGTGATGGTCGGGCTGCTCCTGGCTGCGGAAACTTGCGGCAGAAACGTCCTATCCGgaaacgggaacgggaacgagaACGGTAACGGTAACGGAAAGGAGGAGACGCAGCCTGGCGACGGTCTCAAAGGACTCACCGGCGACGAGGAAGACGTCTACCGTGGGTACCAAG GTCTAACGTGCTACACTTGCGTCAACGTCAGCGATAACCAG ATGTGCAACGAATGGGCGATAGACACGCCGTGTCCGGCGGCCGGCCGGGACTTCTGCAGATCGCTGCACATTTTGGACAGCAAAGGAAACAGCGTCTTG GTGAGCAAGAGCTGCGCGAGCAGCGAGGAATGCGGCCCGGCATCGGTGGGTTGCGTGCCGGTGGACACGCAGcag GTGTGCATCAGCTGCTGCGACCTGAGCTACTGCAACATCGACTCGCCGACAAACTCGACGAACGCGATCTTCTCGCGGAGACGCCGCGccaagccgaagccgaagcgcAAACGACCCGGCAGGAACGGGGTCGGGGGCAGGTTCGGGACGCAGGGCACAGGGGCCTTATGGCTGCTGGCCTCGCTGTTCTATGCATATCACTGCTGA
- the LOC117226088 gene encoding uncharacterized protein LOC117226088 isoform X2, with amino-acid sequence MITWVMVGLLLAAETCGRNVLSGNGNGNENGNGNGKEETQPGDGLKGLTGDEEDVYRLTCYTCVNVSDNQMCNEWAIDTPCPAAGRDFCRSLHILDSKGNSVLVSKSCASSEECGPASVGCVPVDTQQVCISCCDLSYCNIDSPTNSTNAIFSRRRRAKPKPKRKRPGRNGVGGRFGTQGTGALWLLASLFYAYHC; translated from the exons ATGATCACGTGGGTGATGGTCGGGCTGCTCCTGGCTGCGGAAACTTGCGGCAGAAACGTCCTATCCGgaaacgggaacgggaacgagaACGGTAACGGTAACGGAAAGGAGGAGACGCAGCCTGGCGACGGTCTCAAAGGACTCACCGGCGACGAGGAAGACGTCTACC GTCTAACGTGCTACACTTGCGTCAACGTCAGCGATAACCAG ATGTGCAACGAATGGGCGATAGACACGCCGTGTCCGGCGGCCGGCCGGGACTTCTGCAGATCGCTGCACATTTTGGACAGCAAAGGAAACAGCGTCTTG GTGAGCAAGAGCTGCGCGAGCAGCGAGGAATGCGGCCCGGCATCGGTGGGTTGCGTGCCGGTGGACACGCAGcag GTGTGCATCAGCTGCTGCGACCTGAGCTACTGCAACATCGACTCGCCGACAAACTCGACGAACGCGATCTTCTCGCGGAGACGCCGCGccaagccgaagccgaagcgcAAACGACCCGGCAGGAACGGGGTCGGGGGCAGGTTCGGGACGCAGGGCACAGGGGCCTTATGGCTGCTGGCCTCGCTGTTCTATGCATATCACTGCTGA